One Panicum virgatum strain AP13 chromosome 3N, P.virgatum_v5, whole genome shotgun sequence DNA segment encodes these proteins:
- the LOC120667984 gene encoding uncharacterized protein LOC120667984, whose protein sequence is MASSLPLAVVVLLLLVASAVPPTAGGKHSGGARMVIIRRGPGTTAGRAGGGRLLEDEVAPEIGGLLGAGGGGGGIGYGALDKDRTGCQSGNQGLFGCWLPGSSDARQHPQAFDFDRLGLRLIAWQASPGQGAIQTNPQCAAQAGGSYTRGCTYNDRCPH, encoded by the coding sequence ATGGCATCGAGCTTGCCCCTTGCCGTCGTCGTCCTGCTTCTCCTCGTCGCATCCGCCGTCCCGCCCACCGCTGGGGGTAagcacagcggcggcgccaggaTGGTCATCATCCGCCGCGGCCCGGGGACAACGGCTGgccgcgctggcggcggccggctcctgGAGGACGAGGTGGCGCCGGAGATTGGCGGCCTGCttggggcgggcggcggcggcggcggcatcggctaCGGTGCCCTCGACAAGGACAGGACGGGGTGCCAGAGCGGCAACCAGGGGCTGTTTGGATGCTGGCTGCCAGGCAGCTCCGATGCCAGGCAGCATCCCCAGGCGTTCGATTTTGATCGCCTGGGGCTACGATTGATTGCCTGGCAGGCAAGCCCTGGCCAGGGCGCCATCCAAACGAACCCCCAGTGCGCCGCCCAGGCAGGAGGGTCCTACACCCGGGGCTGCACGTACAATGACCGCTGCCCCCACTGA
- the LOC120666536 gene encoding uncharacterized protein LOC120666536 isoform X2 has translation MPAERIRFEAGNIDGAAKQIIHFLEDTANGRDVIYFHGWNGRGASTVLNEVVEQLRSSSGFEHTRAAWGLEKVIHTDFSPWQSKRALQKAIAAELELPQEVMAFFDEYDEEDDFDGVKESARGAISHVTNAIMKELSDCRFLVVLNNWRGRYIDLWDVGVPVIRQLSKRVLWSSRGRFWTHATEEHGEENVEKLAGLRDVAIFADLLYYNSYEAVVDSIRHTLYAEAEEVAKYTGVPGPDMSPKIVMECILYMALIGNNVRNISWEHHASNYWVCDGIIKDEINGGRSKWEIADALCRNVNLDLCVWCAETIREVLIAEQQSCINRWVSFIYENSKEVQVPSQATSFFWTAAGQSINHSGTRTLEAIMSEHLERSSNLRVIHLSHCSFSFSSPPFLSCSDLRFLLLDHCKDKDDAQKYHGEEKECHLHSQCHSQDGGACFQNLWVLDLSYTDWYCLLSKDMLDLMANLRELNVKGVSNRSMSHLHHCSGAGSNSRRLLKLRVVAEPNNEDENNGVDGGKNQEVSPVVASFPDLSSWHILKTIVLDGCGDLEQVGCNALPLSLESFSLISNVPSKVKKISFQGHTKLKILVLRGLFDILVELDMSGTTIKTLDLSEVQAKSLRRLFLLGCEKLNAIRWQWKEEDEMMWLEALCIDTTTQAASTWNREDNKSYKQEEATRREDASETMHGNGRAVTSGSNYYYVSLSDPRLFRSLVHHRHDKGLHVEISSTGGRRGSSSQGISNGACSSSGGKKQVRAANLHKSAASNLYADAIVSIFNSKMSQAGGADRDEASVSMSILHCPPAPRYPPDLGHCYISIQDETQTKQETRGTTLPSFVHKDAKTLHLHDSLSITSLPGPAPAAESLVWNKLQWCRLERCPNIEGAVFTAPSSIRADGYDTYFSSLQTLWASQLLMARYIWDLSTPYLGAFSFARLKLLHIDSCPRLAHVLPLYTSIKFGCRYLETLEIVCCGELREIFASSSDMEPHHQEPRSFPRLKRIYLYDLPMLQHICGGHSRMYAPKLKTVKIRGCWSLKRLPAVRRALRGSTPPLPTVECEKDWWDSLQWDGEEAGHHPSHYKPTHSAYYKKALLRTSVLR, from the exons ATGCCAGCGGAG AGAATCAGATTCGAGGCAGGCAACATCGATGGTGCGGCAAAGCAGATAATACATTTTTTGGAGGACACAGCCAATGGAAGAGATGTAATATACTTCCATGGCTGGAATGGACGGGGAGCGTCCACTGTACTCAATGAGGTTGTCGAACAACTAAGGTCATCATCGGGGTTTGAGCACACTAGGGCAGCATGGGGCTTGGAAAAGGTCATCCACACTGATTTCTCACCATGGCAAAGCAAGAGAGCCCTGCAGAAGGCGATTGCTGCCGAGCTGGAGCTACCCCAAGAGGTGATGGCCTTTTTCGATGAGTATGATGAGGAGGATGATTTTGATGGGGTAAAGGAGAGTGCTAGAGGTGCGATTTCCCATGTAACTAATGCAATCATGAAGGAACTTAGTGACTGTAGATTCCTTGTGGTTTTGAATAACTGGAGGGGCAGATATATAGATCTATGGGATGTCGGTGTCCCTGTAATCAGGCAACTGAGCAAGAGGGTGCTGTGGTCATCCCGGGGCAGGTTCTGGACTCATGCCACAGAAGAGCATGGAGAGGAGAATGTGGAGAAGTTAGCTGGATTGAGAGATGTAGCCATATTTGCTGATCTATTATATTATAACTCTTATGAGGCTGTGGTGGATAGTATTAGGCACACTTTGTATGCAGAGGCTGAGGAGGTTGCTAAGTACACAGGTGTCCCAGGACCTGACATGAGCCCTAAGATTGTCATGGAATGCATCCTGTATATGGCACTTATAGGCAATAATGTCAGAAACATCAGTTGGGAGCACCATGCATCCAACTATTGGGTATGTGATGGGATCATAAAGGATGAAATTAATGGTGGTAGATCAAAATGGGAGATTGCTGATGCTTTGTGTAGGAATGTGAACTTGGATTTGTGTGTTTGGTGTGCTGAAACAATCCGTGAAGTGTTGATTGCTGAACAACAGAGTTGTATCAACCGTTGGGTTTCGTTCATCTACGAAAACTCAAAGGAAGTTCAAGTGCCATCTCAAGCAACATCCTTCTTCTGGACAGCAGCGGGACAATCAATTAACCACAGCGGAACCAGGACACTAGAAGCTATCATGTCTGAACATTTAGAAAGGAGTAGTAATCTGCGTGTGATACATCTCTCCCACTGCAGCTTCAGTTTTTCATCTCCTCCCTTCCTGAGCTGCAGTGACCTAAGATTCCTCCTGCTTGATCACTGCAAAGATAAGGATGATGCACAAAAATACCATGGTGAAGAAAAGGAGTGTCATCTTCATAGCCAGTGCCACAGCCAAGACGGTGGAGCATGCTTCCAGAATCTTTGGGTGCTAGATCTGAGTTATACGGACTGGTACTGTCTACTGTCGAAAGACATGCTAGATTTGATGGCTAACCTCAGGGAGCTGAATGTGAAAGGAGTTAGTAATCGGAGCATGAGCCATCTACATCATTGCAGTGGTGCTGGAAGCAACAGTCGTAGACTGCTCAAACTCCGAGTGGTAGCTGAGCCAAATAATGAGGATGAGAACAACGGCGTTGATGGTGGCAAAAATCAAGAGGTATCTCCAGTGGTAGCATCATTCCCAGACCTATCAAGCTGGCACATCCTCAAGACAATCGTCCTTGATGGTTGTGGTGACCTAGAGCAAGTTGGCTGCAATGCCCTGCCCCTGTCACTAGAGTCGTTTAGCCTCATAAGCAATGTGCCCAGTAAGGTAAAGAAAATCTCCTTCCAGGGGCACACCAAACTAAAGATCTTAGTACTGAGAGGATTGTTTGATATCCTTGTGGAGCTGGACATGTCTGGTACAACAATCAAAACCCTTGACCTCAGTGAAGTGCAGGCCAAATCCCTCAGGCGACTCTTTTTGCTAGGATGTGAGAAGCTCAATGCAATACGATGGCAATGGAAGGAGGAAGATGAGATGATGTGGCTAGAGGCATTGTGCATTGACACCACCACCCAAGCAGCATCAACATGGAACAGGGAAGACAATAAGTCCTACAAGCAAGAGGAGGCTACCAGACGTGAAGACGCATCAGAAACAATGCATGGTAATGGCAGAGCAGTGACCTCTGGCTCGAATTACTACTATGTTTCCCTAAGTGATCCAAGGCTTTTTCGTTCACTTGTGCACCACAGACATGACAAGGGGTTACACGTTGAGATTTCATCTACTGGTGGTCGCAGAGGTAGTAGCAGTCAAGGAATCAGTAACGGTGCTtgtagcagcagcggcggcaaaAAGCAAGTGAGAGCTGCAAACCTGCACAAATCAGCAGCTAGTAACTTGTATGCTGATGCCATAGTTTCCATCTTTAATAGTAAGATGTCGCAGGCTGGTGGTGCCGATAGAGATGAGGCCTCAGTAAGCATGTCGATATTGCATTGCCCGCCTGCTCCTAGGTATCCTCCTGATTTGGGCCACTGCTACATTAGCATTCAAGATGAGACACAGACCAAACAAGAAACTAGAGGTACAACATTACCAAGTTTTGTGCATAAGGACGCTAAGACCCTGCACTTGCATGACAGCTTGTCTATCACCAGTCTCCCAGGCCCTGCGCCTGCTGCAGAAAGTTTGGTTTGGAATAAACTACAATGGTGCCGGCTCGAGAGATGCCCCAACATAGAAGGAGCTGTTTTCACCGCACCTTCTTCAATAAGGGCGGATGGGTACGATACTTACTTCTCATCGTTGCAGACATTGTGGGCATCCCAACTCCtaatggcgcgctacatctgGGACTTGAGCACACCATACCTTGGAGCATTTTCCTTTGCGCGTCTTAAGTTATTGCACATAGATAGCTGTCCCAGGCTTGCACATGTACTCCCTTTGTACACATCAATCAAGTTTGGATGCCGTTATCTGGAAACCCTTGAGATCGTGTGCTGCGGTGAGCTCAGGGAGATCTTTGCATCGTCATCAGATATGGAGCCACACCACCAAGAACCTCGATCATTCCCCAGATTGAAGCGCATCTACCTGTATGATCTACCCATGCTGCAGCACATCTGCGGCGGGCACAGCAGGATGTACGCGCCTAAACTCAAGACTGTGAAGATCAGGGGATGCTGGAGCCTCAAGCGCCTGCCAGCCGTTCGGCGTGCTCTTCGCGGAAGCACTCCACCCCTGCCAACGGTGGAGTGTGAGAAAGACTGGTGGGACAGCCTTCAGTGGGACGGGGAAGAGGCCGGccaccacccctcccactaCAAGCCCACCCATTCAGCGTACTACAAGAAGGCTCTGCTCAGGACCTCCGTGCTCAG GTAG
- the LOC120666537 gene encoding serine/arginine-rich SC35-like splicing factor SCL30 isoform X1, with protein MRRYSPPYRSPPRRGYGGRGRSPPPRRGYGGRKEGSGSLLVRNIPLSVRSEDLRVPFERFGPVRDVYIPKDYYSGEPRGFAFVEFVDPYDASEAQYHMNRQVFFGREITVVLAAESRKRPDEMRNRARVRGYSGHEGRRSSYYGRSRSRSRSPRYRGRPRSRSYSPAPRRRDDYSVSPRRKEAQHTSPPRRPPKELDEDKRRRSYSPASRDDADNGYEKRSPPPDSDGSPPRRRSPRAYSASPPGSRSRSADESPARSD; from the exons ATGAGGAGATACAGTCCCCCATATCGCAGCCCCCCCAGGAGGGGATATGGTGGCAGAGGAAGAAGCCCCCCACCTAGGAGGGGATATGGAGGACGGAAGGAGGGTTCTGGAAGTCTTTTGGTCCGCAATATCCCATTAAGCGTCAG ATCGGAGGATCTTCGAGTTCCTTTTGAAAGGTTTGGTCCTGTCCGGGATGTTTACATCCCAAAGGACTATTATAGTGG GGAGCCTCGAGGATTTGCATTTGTGGAGTTTGTTGATCCTTATGATGCCTCAGAGGCCCAGTATCACATGAACCGCCAGGTTTTCTTTGGTCGGGAGATAACTGTTGTTCTTGCTGCTGAGTCACGAAAAAGGCCAGATGAAATGCGCAACAGAGCTAGAGTCAG GGGTTACTCTGGTCATGAAGGTCGCCGCTCTTCTTATTAtg GGCGGTCTCGTTCCCGTTCCCGCTCTCCACGCTATCGGGGCCGTCCTCGGTCAAG atCATACTCACCTGCTCCGAGGCGACGAGATGACTACTCTGTTTCTCCAAGGAGAAAGGAAGCACAGCACACCTCTCCTCCTAGACGCCCACCAAAGGAGCTTGATGAAGATAAGAGGAGGAGATCCTATTCTCCTGCCAGTAGAGATGATGCTGATAATGGTTATGAGAA GAGGTCGCCCCCACCTGACAGCGATGGATCCCCTCCGCGCCGGAGGTCTCCCAGGGCGTACTCAGCCTCGCCTCCTGGATCTCGTTCCAGGTCTGCGGATGAGTCTCCTGCCCGCAGCGACTGA
- the LOC120666537 gene encoding serine/arginine-rich SC35-like splicing factor SCL30 isoform X2 has protein sequence MTPLEPRGFAFVEFVDPYDASEAQYHMNRQVFFGREITVVLAAESRKRPDEMRNRARVRGYSGHEGRRSSYYGRSRSRSRSPRYRGRPRSRSYSPAPRRRDDYSVSPRRKEAQHTSPPRRPPKELDEDKRRRSYSPASRDDADNGYEKRSPPPDSDGSPPRRRSPRAYSASPPGSRSRSADESPARSD, from the exons ATGACACCATT GGAGCCTCGAGGATTTGCATTTGTGGAGTTTGTTGATCCTTATGATGCCTCAGAGGCCCAGTATCACATGAACCGCCAGGTTTTCTTTGGTCGGGAGATAACTGTTGTTCTTGCTGCTGAGTCACGAAAAAGGCCAGATGAAATGCGCAACAGAGCTAGAGTCAG GGGTTACTCTGGTCATGAAGGTCGCCGCTCTTCTTATTAtg GGCGGTCTCGTTCCCGTTCCCGCTCTCCACGCTATCGGGGCCGTCCTCGGTCAAG atCATACTCACCTGCTCCGAGGCGACGAGATGACTACTCTGTTTCTCCAAGGAGAAAGGAAGCACAGCACACCTCTCCTCCTAGACGCCCACCAAAGGAGCTTGATGAAGATAAGAGGAGGAGATCCTATTCTCCTGCCAGTAGAGATGATGCTGATAATGGTTATGAGAA GAGGTCGCCCCCACCTGACAGCGATGGATCCCCTCCGCGCCGGAGGTCTCCCAGGGCGTACTCAGCCTCGCCTCCTGGATCTCGTTCCAGGTCTGCGGATGAGTCTCCTGCCCGCAGCGACTGA
- the LOC120666536 gene encoding uncharacterized protein LOC120666536 isoform X1 yields MEICSAQENLCQRKGFLRSFRIRFEAGNIDGAAKQIIHFLEDTANGRDVIYFHGWNGRGASTVLNEVVEQLRSSSGFEHTRAAWGLEKVIHTDFSPWQSKRALQKAIAAELELPQEVMAFFDEYDEEDDFDGVKESARGAISHVTNAIMKELSDCRFLVVLNNWRGRYIDLWDVGVPVIRQLSKRVLWSSRGRFWTHATEEHGEENVEKLAGLRDVAIFADLLYYNSYEAVVDSIRHTLYAEAEEVAKYTGVPGPDMSPKIVMECILYMALIGNNVRNISWEHHASNYWVCDGIIKDEINGGRSKWEIADALCRNVNLDLCVWCAETIREVLIAEQQSCINRWVSFIYENSKEVQVPSQATSFFWTAAGQSINHSGTRTLEAIMSEHLERSSNLRVIHLSHCSFSFSSPPFLSCSDLRFLLLDHCKDKDDAQKYHGEEKECHLHSQCHSQDGGACFQNLWVLDLSYTDWYCLLSKDMLDLMANLRELNVKGVSNRSMSHLHHCSGAGSNSRRLLKLRVVAEPNNEDENNGVDGGKNQEVSPVVASFPDLSSWHILKTIVLDGCGDLEQVGCNALPLSLESFSLISNVPSKVKKISFQGHTKLKILVLRGLFDILVELDMSGTTIKTLDLSEVQAKSLRRLFLLGCEKLNAIRWQWKEEDEMMWLEALCIDTTTQAASTWNREDNKSYKQEEATRREDASETMHGNGRAVTSGSNYYYVSLSDPRLFRSLVHHRHDKGLHVEISSTGGRRGSSSQGISNGACSSSGGKKQVRAANLHKSAASNLYADAIVSIFNSKMSQAGGADRDEASVSMSILHCPPAPRYPPDLGHCYISIQDETQTKQETRGTTLPSFVHKDAKTLHLHDSLSITSLPGPAPAAESLVWNKLQWCRLERCPNIEGAVFTAPSSIRADGYDTYFSSLQTLWASQLLMARYIWDLSTPYLGAFSFARLKLLHIDSCPRLAHVLPLYTSIKFGCRYLETLEIVCCGELREIFASSSDMEPHHQEPRSFPRLKRIYLYDLPMLQHICGGHSRMYAPKLKTVKIRGCWSLKRLPAVRRALRGSTPPLPTVECEKDWWDSLQWDGEEAGHHPSHYKPTHSAYYKKALLRTSVLR; encoded by the exons ATGGAGATTTGCAGTGCCCAAGAAAATCTTTGCCAACGCAAAGGTTTTTTAAGAAGCTTT AGAATCAGATTCGAGGCAGGCAACATCGATGGTGCGGCAAAGCAGATAATACATTTTTTGGAGGACACAGCCAATGGAAGAGATGTAATATACTTCCATGGCTGGAATGGACGGGGAGCGTCCACTGTACTCAATGAGGTTGTCGAACAACTAAGGTCATCATCGGGGTTTGAGCACACTAGGGCAGCATGGGGCTTGGAAAAGGTCATCCACACTGATTTCTCACCATGGCAAAGCAAGAGAGCCCTGCAGAAGGCGATTGCTGCCGAGCTGGAGCTACCCCAAGAGGTGATGGCCTTTTTCGATGAGTATGATGAGGAGGATGATTTTGATGGGGTAAAGGAGAGTGCTAGAGGTGCGATTTCCCATGTAACTAATGCAATCATGAAGGAACTTAGTGACTGTAGATTCCTTGTGGTTTTGAATAACTGGAGGGGCAGATATATAGATCTATGGGATGTCGGTGTCCCTGTAATCAGGCAACTGAGCAAGAGGGTGCTGTGGTCATCCCGGGGCAGGTTCTGGACTCATGCCACAGAAGAGCATGGAGAGGAGAATGTGGAGAAGTTAGCTGGATTGAGAGATGTAGCCATATTTGCTGATCTATTATATTATAACTCTTATGAGGCTGTGGTGGATAGTATTAGGCACACTTTGTATGCAGAGGCTGAGGAGGTTGCTAAGTACACAGGTGTCCCAGGACCTGACATGAGCCCTAAGATTGTCATGGAATGCATCCTGTATATGGCACTTATAGGCAATAATGTCAGAAACATCAGTTGGGAGCACCATGCATCCAACTATTGGGTATGTGATGGGATCATAAAGGATGAAATTAATGGTGGTAGATCAAAATGGGAGATTGCTGATGCTTTGTGTAGGAATGTGAACTTGGATTTGTGTGTTTGGTGTGCTGAAACAATCCGTGAAGTGTTGATTGCTGAACAACAGAGTTGTATCAACCGTTGGGTTTCGTTCATCTACGAAAACTCAAAGGAAGTTCAAGTGCCATCTCAAGCAACATCCTTCTTCTGGACAGCAGCGGGACAATCAATTAACCACAGCGGAACCAGGACACTAGAAGCTATCATGTCTGAACATTTAGAAAGGAGTAGTAATCTGCGTGTGATACATCTCTCCCACTGCAGCTTCAGTTTTTCATCTCCTCCCTTCCTGAGCTGCAGTGACCTAAGATTCCTCCTGCTTGATCACTGCAAAGATAAGGATGATGCACAAAAATACCATGGTGAAGAAAAGGAGTGTCATCTTCATAGCCAGTGCCACAGCCAAGACGGTGGAGCATGCTTCCAGAATCTTTGGGTGCTAGATCTGAGTTATACGGACTGGTACTGTCTACTGTCGAAAGACATGCTAGATTTGATGGCTAACCTCAGGGAGCTGAATGTGAAAGGAGTTAGTAATCGGAGCATGAGCCATCTACATCATTGCAGTGGTGCTGGAAGCAACAGTCGTAGACTGCTCAAACTCCGAGTGGTAGCTGAGCCAAATAATGAGGATGAGAACAACGGCGTTGATGGTGGCAAAAATCAAGAGGTATCTCCAGTGGTAGCATCATTCCCAGACCTATCAAGCTGGCACATCCTCAAGACAATCGTCCTTGATGGTTGTGGTGACCTAGAGCAAGTTGGCTGCAATGCCCTGCCCCTGTCACTAGAGTCGTTTAGCCTCATAAGCAATGTGCCCAGTAAGGTAAAGAAAATCTCCTTCCAGGGGCACACCAAACTAAAGATCTTAGTACTGAGAGGATTGTTTGATATCCTTGTGGAGCTGGACATGTCTGGTACAACAATCAAAACCCTTGACCTCAGTGAAGTGCAGGCCAAATCCCTCAGGCGACTCTTTTTGCTAGGATGTGAGAAGCTCAATGCAATACGATGGCAATGGAAGGAGGAAGATGAGATGATGTGGCTAGAGGCATTGTGCATTGACACCACCACCCAAGCAGCATCAACATGGAACAGGGAAGACAATAAGTCCTACAAGCAAGAGGAGGCTACCAGACGTGAAGACGCATCAGAAACAATGCATGGTAATGGCAGAGCAGTGACCTCTGGCTCGAATTACTACTATGTTTCCCTAAGTGATCCAAGGCTTTTTCGTTCACTTGTGCACCACAGACATGACAAGGGGTTACACGTTGAGATTTCATCTACTGGTGGTCGCAGAGGTAGTAGCAGTCAAGGAATCAGTAACGGTGCTtgtagcagcagcggcggcaaaAAGCAAGTGAGAGCTGCAAACCTGCACAAATCAGCAGCTAGTAACTTGTATGCTGATGCCATAGTTTCCATCTTTAATAGTAAGATGTCGCAGGCTGGTGGTGCCGATAGAGATGAGGCCTCAGTAAGCATGTCGATATTGCATTGCCCGCCTGCTCCTAGGTATCCTCCTGATTTGGGCCACTGCTACATTAGCATTCAAGATGAGACACAGACCAAACAAGAAACTAGAGGTACAACATTACCAAGTTTTGTGCATAAGGACGCTAAGACCCTGCACTTGCATGACAGCTTGTCTATCACCAGTCTCCCAGGCCCTGCGCCTGCTGCAGAAAGTTTGGTTTGGAATAAACTACAATGGTGCCGGCTCGAGAGATGCCCCAACATAGAAGGAGCTGTTTTCACCGCACCTTCTTCAATAAGGGCGGATGGGTACGATACTTACTTCTCATCGTTGCAGACATTGTGGGCATCCCAACTCCtaatggcgcgctacatctgGGACTTGAGCACACCATACCTTGGAGCATTTTCCTTTGCGCGTCTTAAGTTATTGCACATAGATAGCTGTCCCAGGCTTGCACATGTACTCCCTTTGTACACATCAATCAAGTTTGGATGCCGTTATCTGGAAACCCTTGAGATCGTGTGCTGCGGTGAGCTCAGGGAGATCTTTGCATCGTCATCAGATATGGAGCCACACCACCAAGAACCTCGATCATTCCCCAGATTGAAGCGCATCTACCTGTATGATCTACCCATGCTGCAGCACATCTGCGGCGGGCACAGCAGGATGTACGCGCCTAAACTCAAGACTGTGAAGATCAGGGGATGCTGGAGCCTCAAGCGCCTGCCAGCCGTTCGGCGTGCTCTTCGCGGAAGCACTCCACCCCTGCCAACGGTGGAGTGTGAGAAAGACTGGTGGGACAGCCTTCAGTGGGACGGGGAAGAGGCCGGccaccacccctcccactaCAAGCCCACCCATTCAGCGTACTACAAGAAGGCTCTGCTCAGGACCTCCGTGCTCAG GTAG